DNA from Pelagibacterium nitratireducens:
GAAGCCGGCGCTTCGGTTGTGTACAAGTTGCACGGCGGGCCGCCCGCGCGCTTTTGCGCCGGCCTGCGGCTCGGCAAGTTCGGCAACGATGCCGTCGCCGACAAGATCTGCGGCAATGGCCGTCAGGGTGGCATTGGAAAGTCCGGTCAGCGTAGCCACCTGCGAACGCGAGAGCGGACCGTGCCGGCGCAATGCGTCCAGCACCAGGAGCCGGTTCTGCCGCCGGATCATTTCCGTGTCCGCAACGCCCTGCGCCAAACGGGCCTCCCACTCGTGCCGCCGTGGGTCTTCTATGGGCTGCTGTGCCAGGTTGCACGCATTTTTCCACGCCGAACAAATGGACGTTGACACAGCAATGCGCCCGTGCCAATTATTTTTTCGGGTATTGAAAAATATCCGTTGCGGTGGCCCGAGGAGGCATGCCGCTGGAGGCATAACCCTTTTACTGTGGTTTGGCGGACGCAAATGTCCGCAGGAGGAAAATCATGAAAACTTTCGCAGCTGCCCTTCTGGGCACGACTGTTCTTTTCGGTCTGGCCGGGGGCGCACTGGCTCAGGACATCACCGTTGGCGTTTCCTGGTCCAACTTCCAGGAAGAGCGCTGGAAGACCGACGAGGCAGCCATCCAGGCTCAGCTTGATGAAATGGGCGCCAGCTACATTTCCGCAGACGCGCAGTCTTCAGCATCCAAGCAGCTTACCGATATCGAAAGCCTTATCGCTCAGGGCGCCGATGCGCTCATCGTTCTGGCTCAGGATACCGATGCCATCCAGCCGGCAATCGCCGCCGCAGTGGCAGAGGGCATCCCGGTGATCGGCTATGACCGCCTCATCGAAAATGCCGATGCGTTCTACATCACCTTCGACAACCAGGGTGTTGGCCGCCTGCAGGCTGAATCGGTGTTTGCCGTGCAGCCGACCGGCAATTACGTCTTCATCAAGGGCTCGAGCACCGATCCCAACGCGGACTTCCTGCATGCGGGTCAGCTCGAAGTGCTTCAGGATGCGATCGACGCCGGCGATATCGTCAATGTCGGCGAAGCCTATACCGATGGCTGGCTCCCGGAAAACGCTCAGGCCAACATGGAACAGTTCCTGACCGCCAATAACAACGAGGTCGATGCGGTCGTTGCCTCGAACGACGGTACCGCTGGTGGCGCCATTGCCGCCCTTGCTGCTCAGGGGCTTGATGGTGCTGTGCCGGTCTCGGGCCAGGATGGCGATCATGCCGCCCTCAACCGTATCGCTCTTGGCACCCAGACCGTGTCGGTCTGGAAAGACAGCCGTGAACTTGGCGCCAAGGCTGCCGAGATCGCAGTTGAATTGGCCGGCGGCGCTGCACTTGCCGATATCGAAGGCTCGGTGACGTTTGATGGTGGCCCGAATGGCGTCGAGATGAACTCGCTGTTCCTGGCTCCCGTTGCGATCACGCAGGACAATCTTGATGTGGTCATTGACGCTGGCTGGGTCAGCAAGGACGTTGTCTGTCAGGGCGTTGACGCCGGTTCGGTTGCCGCTTGCGACTGATCTGCATCATCAATTTTTGATCAGTGGTCGCGGCGCTGTTGTGGCGCCGCGGCCCGTTCCATAAGGAACCAGCCCTTTGGGGGAGAGAATGGCCGATCAGAACGCCATGTCATCATCATCGAACTCATCATCGTCCGGTCTGGTGATGGGCAACCCAATCCAGCGCTTCTTGAGCGCCACCGAGATCGATACCCGTCTTCTGGGCATGCTCGGGGCGCTGCTCTTGATCTGGATTGGCTTCCATTTCATGTCGGGCGGCCTTTTCATGACCCCTCGAAACCTCTGGAACCTCTCGGTTCAGACGGCTTCGATCTCGATCATGGCAACCGGCATGGTGCTGGTCATCGTCACCCGCAACATCGATCTGTCGGTGGGTTCGCTGCTTGGCGTGCTTGCGATGGTCATGGGCGTAACCCAGACCGAATATCTGCCTGCGCTGCTCGGCTTCGGCCATCCGCTGATCTGGGTCATTACGCTTGCCGTGGGCCTTGCGTTCGGCCTCGCGATCGGAGCTTTGCAGGGCTCGATCATCGCCTATCTCAAGGTGCCCGCCTTTATTGTCACGCTGGGCGGCTATCTCGTCTGGCGCGGTGCGGCCTGGTGGGTGACATCGGGGCGGACGGTCGCGCCGCTCGATACCAATTTCCGCTTGATGGGTGGCGGTCCGGAAGGTGCGGTTGGCTATTCGGTGAGCTGGATTTTGGCGCTCGTTGCCTGCCTGGCCATCGGCGCCTATCTCATCTATGCGCGCCAGCAGCGCCGGCGGTTCAACTTCCCGCAGCGCCCCGTCTGGGCGGAGGGCGTTCTCGCCATACTCGGCTGCGGTTCGGTCATCGGTGCGGTGGCGGTCTTCAATGCCTATCCCTGGCCCATCCGTATTGCGGAAAACTATGCAAACGCCAACAACATCCCCGTTCCGGAAGGCGGGCTGTTCATTGCGCATGGCATTGCCATTCCTGTGCTGATCGCCGTGGGTGTCGGGGTCGTCATGACCTTCATTGCGACGCGCACCCGGTTCGGGCGGTATGTCTTTGCCATGGGCGGCAGCCCTGAAGCGGCCGAACTGGCCGGTATCAATACCCGCTGGGTCACCGTCAAGATCTTCATGCTCATGGGCGCGCTGTGCGCCATCGCCGCGTCGATCTCTTCGGCTCGGCTTAACGCGGCAACCAATGCCATGGGCACGCTGGACGAGCTTTACGTCATCGCTGCGGCGGTGATTGGCGGCACCTCGCTTTCGGGCGGTGTGGGTACCATCGTCGGCGCCATGATCGGCGCGCTTGTGATGCAGTCACTCCAGTCCGGCATGGTGCTGATGGGGCTCGACAGCCCGCTTCAGTCGATCGTCGTGGGCATAGTCCTCGTGGTCGCGGTCTGGCTCGATACGCTCTACCGCAATCGCGGGCAGTAAGGATTTGAATCGATGAACCAACACGTGACAACTCCGCTCGTTGAACTCGAAGACATTTCCATCGCGTTCGGTGGCATTCGTGCCGTCGACAGCGCTTCCATCGATCTTTATCCCGGTGAGGTGGTCGGTCTGCTCGGGCATAATGGCGCGGGAAAATCGACGCTGATCAAGATACTGTCGGGTGCCTACAAGCGAGATTCGGGCGATATTCGGATCGATGGGCAGAGCGCAACGATCAACAATCCTCGCGATGCCAAGGCATATGGCATCGAGACGATCTACCAGACCCTCGCGGTGGCCGACAATGTCGATGCTGCGGCCAATCTGTTCCTCGGGCGTGAATTGACCACGGCGATCGGCACGCTCGATGACGTCGCCATGGAACACAAGGCACGCGAGGTCATGGGACGCCTCAACCCCAATTTCCGGCGTTTCAAGGAGCCGGTCAAAGCCCTTTCGGGCGGTCAGCGCCAGTCGGTGGCCATTGCACGGGCAATCCTGTTCAATGCGCGGATACTGATCATGGACGAACCTACAGCCGCGTTGGGACCGCAGGAGACCACGCAGGTCGGTGATCTCATCAAGCAGCTCAAGTCCGAAGGCATCGGTATCTTTCTCATCAGTCACGACATTCACGACGTGTTCGATCTCGCCGACAGGGTGTGCGTGATGAAGAATGGCCAGGTGGTTGGCTCTGCCAAGACCGCCGACGTGACCAAGGACGAAGTGCTGGGCATGATCATTCTGGGCAAATGCCCACCGGGTGCCACGCCGGGGCCGGGGGCCATGAAAGAGTGATCGACAGCGGGCGCTTCGGCGCCCGTTCTCGTTTTCATCATTTGCCCTTTGTGTTCGGGCTGTGCCAACTTTGCTTTCCGAACAGAATCGAGGAGGCGGATCATGAAGACGCGGGCTGCAGTTGCATTTGAGGCCGGCAGGCCGCTGGAAATCGTCGAGCTCGACCTCGATGGCCCCAAGGCGGGTGAAGTGCTTGTCGAAATCAAGGCGACCGGCATCTGCCACACCGACGATTTCACGCTTTCCGGTGCGGATCCCGAGGGATTGTTTCCCGCCGTACTCGGCCATGAAGGGGCCGGGGTGGTCGTGGAGGTCGGCGCAGGTGTGACGTCGGTCAAACCCGGTGATCACGTCATTCCGCTCTACACGCCCGAGTGTCGGGAATGTCCGTCCTGCTTGTCGCGCAAGACCAATCTTTGTACCGCCATCCGCGCCACGCAGGGGCAGGGATTGATGCCCGACGGAACGTCCCGCTTTTCCTACAAGGGCAAGCCCGTGTTCCATTACATGGGCTGCTCGACCTTCTCGAACTATACCGTCATGCCCGAAATCGCGGTGGCCAAGATCGATGCCAGCGCGCCGTTCGACAAGGTCTGCTACGTCGGGTGTGGTGTAACGACGGGCGTTGGCGCAGTGCTCAACACCGCCAAGGTGGAGCAGGGGGCTACTGCCGTTGTGTTCGGGCTCGGCGGTATCGGGCTCAATGTCATTCAGGGCCTGCGCATGGCCGGTGCCGACATGATCATCGGCGTCGATCTCAACAATGACAAGCAAAGCTGGGGCACGCGCTTCGGGATGACCCATTTCGTCAACCCGCGTGAGATCGAAGGCGATATCGTCAGCCATATCGTCAACATGACCAAGCGAGGTGCCGATCAGATTGGTGGTGCCGATTATACATTCGATTGCACGGGCAATGTGACGGTGATGCGTCAGGCTCTCGAAGCCAGCCATCGTGGCTGGGGCAAATCGGTCATCATCGGCGTGGCCGGCGCCGGGCAGGAAATTTCCACGCGTCCTTTCCAGCTCGTCACGGGCCGCACCTGGATGGGCACGGCGTTTGGCGGCGCGCGCGGGCGCACGGACGTGCCAAAAGTCGTCGACTGGTACATGAACGGCAAGATCGAGATCGATCCGATGATCACCCACACGCTGCGGCTCGAAGACATCAACAAGGGGTTCGAGCTGATGCATTCGGGCGAATCCATCCGGTCGGTGGTTCTTTACTGACCATGCCTGAAATCTACGTCGACGCTGATTCGTGCCCGGTCAAGGCCGAAGTCACCCGCGTTGCCGAGCGGCATGGGCTCGTTGTGACCTTCGTTGCGAATTTCGGTCTGCGACCGTCGCGCGATCCCATGATCCGCCACGTCATGGTGCCCCAGGGTGCCGATGCCGCCGACGACTGGATCGTCGATCATGCCGGTGCCGGCGACATTGTTATCACCTCCGACATCCCGCTGGCGTCACGCGCGCTGGAAAAGGGTGCCCATGTTCTGGGCCCGTCCGGCAAGCCGTTTACGACAGCTTCGATCGGCATGGCGCTGGCCATGCGCGATCTCAACCAGCACTTGCGCGAAACCGGCGAGAGCAAGGGCTACAACCGCGAGTTCACCGCGCGCGACAAGTCGAGTTTTCTCCAGGCCCTCGACGAACTTGCAGCTCGGCTCAAGCGGGAGCGCTCGGCCAAGTAACTGTTCGTTAAGTATAAACTCCTGCATTCTGAACGCGTTGTTAACCATGTTGCACGCAGCTTGGGTGCCGATCAGGATTGTTCGGCCGGGTGGTTGGTGTTGTGCGGACAGCATGTCTATTGGGGGTAGTGGCGGCGTTATTGGCAGGATGTGCCAAACCGCCAGAGATGAATCCGGATTTGATGGCCAGTGCGGGCGTCGATACGATGAGCACCAGCTCGATCAATCCGATGGCCATGAGTTTGAGGACGGCCTACCAGCCGATGCCCGTAATGCCTTCAATATTTTCCGGAAAGCTCGCCGGCCGAACGATGACGGTTTCGGAATCCGGGCCGTTGGGTCTGCAACCGGGCGAAATCATACTGACTTTCGATGACGGTCCCCGTGCTGGCATTACTGAGTCCATTCTCGATACGCTGGATCAGTATGGGGTCAAGGCGACCTTCCTCATGCTCGGATCGGCCGCTGAGCGCTATCCCTCGCTTGTGCGCGAGGTTGCGGCCCGCGGACACACGATCGGCACCCACACTTACAATCATGTCGATTTGTCCAATCTGAGCAATCAGGAGGCAGTCGCCGAAATCTATGCGGGGCAACAGGCCGTCGCGGCGGCGCTGGCGCCAGACGATCTCGCGCCGTCGCGTTTTTTCCGGTTCCCCTATCTGGCGCAGAATGGTGTGATCCGCACCAGCGCGGTCGAGAGCCGCTTCATCGTTCTCGATGTGGATATCGACTCCAAGGACTATTTCGCTGAAACTCCGCAACAGGTGCTCGACCGCACGCTTGCGCGGCTTGATGAACAGGGGGCGGGGGTAGTGCTGTTCCACGACATTCACTTGCGAACGGCCGCGGTACTCCCGGAATTTCTCAAGACCTTGCGAGAGCGAGGCTATCAGGTCGTTGCACTGAGATCGTCTGGTGGCGGGGTATTCGACGGCCCCGTCATAACCGCTGATGCATCAAGCGCTGACCCGGAAATCTAGCCGGTTGTGGCGGCGAACAGGGCAATTGCCGCAGCATTGGAGACGTTGAGCGATTTGATCGGTCCGGGCATATCGAGCCGCACCATCTCGTCGCACAGCGACCGCGTTTTCTGCCGCAACCCCTTGCCTTCGGCGCCGAGCACGATGGCCAGCTTGCCGCCGGCGGGGCGGGGGCGTAGCAGTCCGGGCGCTTCGGAATCAAACCCTAGACACACAAGGCCGTTGCTCTTGAGGGTTTCGAGCGCATCGCCGAGATTGCGCACCGACACCATGGGAATCAGATCCAGCGCTCCGGAGGCCGATTTGGCCAGTACACCGGTTTCCCGGGGCGCGTAACGCGCCGTGGTAACCACTGCATCGGCGCCGAAGGCGCAGGCCGTTCGCAGGATGGCCCCGACATTGTGCGGATCGGTCACCTGATCGAGAACGATCACCAGGTCGAGCTTTTCGATATCGGTAAGGCCGAAGCGATCGACCGGATCGACTTCCAGTGCAACACCCTGATGCACCGCATCTGCACCGAGCAGTTTGTCGAGGTCACGAGGCGTCGTTTCTTGTACTGCCAATTGGGGCAGGGCCGCGCCCTCGGTCAATCTGTTGAGACCGTTCGGTGTTGCCAGGAGTCGCCGCTTGGCGCGACGCGGATTGTCGAGCGCGGCGCGCACGGTGTGCAGCCCGTAAAGATAGACCGGCCCATCGTCCGGCAGGATGGGTGGGCGCCTTTTGGGTGGGAACTTGTTCTTGCTCATGGCAATGGCGTATCGCTTTGCCGCGAACTCGGCAAGCGGCAAGCACAGTGGTGAAACATATGAAATTTCCTTGCGATGGCAGTTGACAGGGAAGGTCGCTACCACCATAAACCGCCCCGTGATGGTGTTCGGAAACGGGTGCTATTGCAAATGCCTCGCTTCGCCGATGTCACGATTGGGGAGGGGTGGGAGAGTGGTTAAATCCATCAGACTGTAAATCTGACCGCTTAGCGTACGCTGGTTCGAATCCAGCCCCCTCCACCAAAATCGTGCTTGCCCACAGGGCATGAACCGGACACAGTGGCGAGACACCCTCGGGCGGGTGTAGCTCAATGGTAGAGCAGAAGCCTTCCAAGCTTACGACGAGGGTTCGATTCCCTTCACCCGCTCCATTTTTTCCCAGTCCTTCCATACTGCCTGATCTGATCGAACAGCCGCGCGAAGGTCGCTGGCGGTATGTTCGGTGTGCCGATCCATTTTGATCTGGCAGCGCAACAGGCATCCGCCTTCCGGCGCTATATGCGACATCACCGACTACCAGCCTGGCACCCGATCAGGCGTTTCGACTGGCGAAAAGGTGGCCTGCTCACTTTGAAGCGATAACGGCTTTCTTCTAGCTTCGCCGGCAATCGAAACGCAAAAATGAAGTAGTCGAAAATGGCCGGAAAACAATGGCGTAGCGAAGCGCGTGCGCTTATCGATTCAATTGCGCCCGAGCGTGTTGATGCTCTTTTGAAGGGGGCCGTGGACTTGCACGTTCATTCCGGGCCGTCCACCATGCCACGCCAGCTCGACCACCTTGAAGAGGTCGACCAAGCGGCGGCTGCGGGCATGCGTGGGGTGTTGTTCAAGGATCACCACTATTCCGTTTCACCAATGATGCCGATGCTC
Protein-coding regions in this window:
- the xylF gene encoding D-xylose ABC transporter substrate-binding protein, with the protein product MKTFAAALLGTTVLFGLAGGALAQDITVGVSWSNFQEERWKTDEAAIQAQLDEMGASYISADAQSSASKQLTDIESLIAQGADALIVLAQDTDAIQPAIAAAVAEGIPVIGYDRLIENADAFYITFDNQGVGRLQAESVFAVQPTGNYVFIKGSSTDPNADFLHAGQLEVLQDAIDAGDIVNVGEAYTDGWLPENAQANMEQFLTANNNEVDAVVASNDGTAGGAIAALAAQGLDGAVPVSGQDGDHAALNRIALGTQTVSVWKDSRELGAKAAEIAVELAGGAALADIEGSVTFDGGPNGVEMNSLFLAPVAITQDNLDVVIDAGWVSKDVVCQGVDAGSVAACD
- a CDS encoding sugar ABC transporter permease yields the protein MADQNAMSSSSNSSSSGLVMGNPIQRFLSATEIDTRLLGMLGALLLIWIGFHFMSGGLFMTPRNLWNLSVQTASISIMATGMVLVIVTRNIDLSVGSLLGVLAMVMGVTQTEYLPALLGFGHPLIWVITLAVGLAFGLAIGALQGSIIAYLKVPAFIVTLGGYLVWRGAAWWVTSGRTVAPLDTNFRLMGGGPEGAVGYSVSWILALVACLAIGAYLIYARQQRRRFNFPQRPVWAEGVLAILGCGSVIGAVAVFNAYPWPIRIAENYANANNIPVPEGGLFIAHGIAIPVLIAVGVGVVMTFIATRTRFGRYVFAMGGSPEAAELAGINTRWVTVKIFMLMGALCAIAASISSARLNAATNAMGTLDELYVIAAAVIGGTSLSGGVGTIVGAMIGALVMQSLQSGMVLMGLDSPLQSIVVGIVLVVAVWLDTLYRNRGQ
- a CDS encoding ATP-binding cassette domain-containing protein, with product MNQHVTTPLVELEDISIAFGGIRAVDSASIDLYPGEVVGLLGHNGAGKSTLIKILSGAYKRDSGDIRIDGQSATINNPRDAKAYGIETIYQTLAVADNVDAAANLFLGRELTTAIGTLDDVAMEHKAREVMGRLNPNFRRFKEPVKALSGGQRQSVAIARAILFNARILIMDEPTAALGPQETTQVGDLIKQLKSEGIGIFLISHDIHDVFDLADRVCVMKNGQVVGSAKTADVTKDEVLGMIILGKCPPGATPGPGAMKE
- a CDS encoding S-(hydroxymethyl)glutathione dehydrogenase/class III alcohol dehydrogenase, yielding MKTRAAVAFEAGRPLEIVELDLDGPKAGEVLVEIKATGICHTDDFTLSGADPEGLFPAVLGHEGAGVVVEVGAGVTSVKPGDHVIPLYTPECRECPSCLSRKTNLCTAIRATQGQGLMPDGTSRFSYKGKPVFHYMGCSTFSNYTVMPEIAVAKIDASAPFDKVCYVGCGVTTGVGAVLNTAKVEQGATAVVFGLGGIGLNVIQGLRMAGADMIIGVDLNNDKQSWGTRFGMTHFVNPREIEGDIVSHIVNMTKRGADQIGGADYTFDCTGNVTVMRQALEASHRGWGKSVIIGVAGAGQEISTRPFQLVTGRTWMGTAFGGARGRTDVPKVVDWYMNGKIEIDPMITHTLRLEDINKGFELMHSGESIRSVVLY
- a CDS encoding YaiI/YqxD family protein, which produces MPEIYVDADSCPVKAEVTRVAERHGLVVTFVANFGLRPSRDPMIRHVMVPQGADAADDWIVDHAGAGDIVITSDIPLASRALEKGAHVLGPSGKPFTTASIGMALAMRDLNQHLRETGESKGYNREFTARDKSSFLQALDELAARLKRERSAK
- a CDS encoding polysaccharide deacetylase family protein, which gives rise to MASAGVDTMSTSSINPMAMSLRTAYQPMPVMPSIFSGKLAGRTMTVSESGPLGLQPGEIILTFDDGPRAGITESILDTLDQYGVKATFLMLGSAAERYPSLVREVAARGHTIGTHTYNHVDLSNLSNQEAVAEIYAGQQAVAAALAPDDLAPSRFFRFPYLAQNGVIRTSAVESRFIVLDVDIDSKDYFAETPQQVLDRTLARLDEQGAGVVLFHDIHLRTAAVLPEFLKTLRERGYQVVALRSSGGGVFDGPVITADASSADPEI
- the rlmB gene encoding 23S rRNA (guanosine(2251)-2'-O)-methyltransferase RlmB, which encodes MVVATFPVNCHRKEISYVSPLCLPLAEFAAKRYAIAMSKNKFPPKRRPPILPDDGPVYLYGLHTVRAALDNPRRAKRRLLATPNGLNRLTEGAALPQLAVQETTPRDLDKLLGADAVHQGVALEVDPVDRFGLTDIEKLDLVIVLDQVTDPHNVGAILRTACAFGADAVVTTARYAPRETGVLAKSASGALDLIPMVSVRNLGDALETLKSNGLVCLGFDSEAPGLLRPRPAGGKLAIVLGAEGKGLRQKTRSLCDEMVRLDMPGPIKSLNVSNAAAIALFAATTG